A window from Chitinophaga filiformis encodes these proteins:
- a CDS encoding alpha/beta hydrolase-fold protein translates to MRKILFLLALLLPGYGLFAQQTYVFKDGLISGPCHQYGRTALYTDQLAWALCNGELKTPVKGASSFPDEKGAQQQWQDISANAEGSFAGRVINNGYLYVSYNAAKAQTAILNIAGHQMVYVNGTPHAGDMYRYGWMYIPVQLRQGNNEFYIRTGRSFGRQGIKARLLFPEKPVYISIADSTMPFVVAGNNNTDLWGAVVVVNTSAQSLKNMQIQATVNGKTVTTTIPEVAALSTRKVGFKFDASGTANDGYHCTLVLSNQKAAVDSKTFALKAVSNKDHYSNTFVSDIDGSVQYYAVSPQANPDGKAPAFFLSVHGAEVQAINQASAYRYKDWGVLVAPTNRRPRGFNWEDWGRLDALEVLNIGISSFHPDPERIYLTGHSMGGHGTWYLGATYAGKWAAIAPCSGYPTLMGYGSADGLIPDSPRNSTEQVLLRASNPSNTFKLATNYKAGGVYILHGDSDKVVSVDYARQMKKILADFHKDYSYYEYPGGEHWYGDTCVDWGPLFQYFKWHTIPADTSVHEIDFTTANPAISAVHHWVRILQQQHALEYSRIQLSRNKSRNTITGTTSNIQTLAIDLKDVPAGNTLSITLDNKPAVTYTRKAGDSLLYLHNGAQWTAGAAPAATDKGPVRNGTFKEAFNHRMVFVYSTGGQPAENEWSLNKARYDAETWYYRGNGAVDIIADKDFNAARYPDRGVIIYGNATTNKAWKELLQNAPVQVTRGKVTVGKQEYSGEGLAAYFMWPRADSKTAAVAVIAGTGLSGMRAADANQYFAGGSGFPDYMIFNVDLLKGNTAAVKTAGFYNNEWKLDEKEMIRN, encoded by the coding sequence ATGCGGAAGATTCTATTTCTCCTGGCCCTCCTGTTGCCGGGATATGGCCTATTTGCCCAACAGACCTATGTATTTAAGGACGGATTGATCAGCGGGCCCTGCCATCAATACGGCCGGACTGCGCTGTATACAGATCAGCTGGCCTGGGCGCTCTGTAATGGCGAGCTGAAAACACCTGTAAAAGGAGCCAGCTCTTTCCCTGATGAAAAAGGCGCACAACAGCAATGGCAGGATATCAGCGCCAATGCAGAAGGTTCTTTTGCAGGTCGCGTGATCAACAATGGCTATCTGTATGTTTCCTACAACGCAGCTAAGGCACAGACAGCCATCCTGAATATTGCAGGCCACCAGATGGTGTATGTCAATGGTACGCCACATGCGGGCGATATGTACCGCTATGGCTGGATGTACATCCCGGTACAATTACGCCAGGGGAATAATGAATTTTATATCCGCACAGGCCGCAGCTTCGGCAGGCAAGGTATTAAAGCCCGGCTGCTGTTTCCCGAAAAACCAGTTTATATCAGCATCGCCGATTCTACTATGCCATTTGTGGTAGCCGGCAATAATAACACTGACCTTTGGGGTGCAGTTGTGGTGGTGAACACCTCCGCACAATCGCTTAAAAACATGCAGATCCAGGCCACTGTGAACGGTAAAACAGTTACGACCACCATTCCTGAAGTAGCGGCACTGAGCACCCGTAAAGTGGGCTTTAAATTCGATGCCTCCGGTACAGCCAATGACGGCTATCACTGTACACTGGTGTTGAGCAATCAGAAGGCCGCTGTGGACAGTAAAACCTTTGCATTGAAGGCGGTCAGCAACAAAGACCATTACAGTAATACTTTCGTCAGTGATATAGACGGCAGCGTACAATACTACGCCGTATCGCCACAGGCCAATCCTGATGGCAAAGCGCCTGCATTCTTCCTTTCTGTACATGGCGCCGAAGTACAGGCCATCAACCAGGCCAGTGCCTACAGGTACAAGGACTGGGGCGTACTGGTAGCGCCTACCAACCGTCGTCCCCGCGGTTTCAACTGGGAAGACTGGGGCCGTCTCGATGCACTGGAGGTATTGAACATCGGGATCAGCAGCTTTCACCCGGACCCTGAAAGGATCTATCTGACTGGTCACTCTATGGGCGGACACGGTACCTGGTACCTGGGTGCAACTTATGCCGGTAAATGGGCTGCTATTGCGCCCTGCTCCGGTTATCCCACCCTGATGGGATATGGCTCTGCAGACGGACTGATCCCCGATTCTCCCCGCAACAGTACTGAACAGGTGCTGCTGAGAGCCAGCAATCCAAGCAACACCTTTAAACTGGCGACTAACTATAAAGCAGGTGGTGTGTACATACTTCATGGCGATAGCGATAAAGTTGTTTCTGTCGACTATGCAAGACAAATGAAAAAAATACTGGCTGATTTCCATAAAGACTACAGCTATTATGAATATCCCGGTGGTGAGCACTGGTACGGCGATACCTGCGTAGACTGGGGTCCTTTGTTCCAGTACTTCAAATGGCACACCATTCCGGCAGATACAAGTGTGCATGAAATTGATTTCACTACCGCCAATCCTGCCATCTCTGCCGTACATCACTGGGTGCGCATCCTACAGCAACAACATGCGCTGGAATACAGCCGCATACAGCTCAGCAGGAATAAATCGCGCAATACCATTACCGGTACCACCTCCAATATCCAGACACTGGCTATTGATCTGAAAGATGTACCTGCAGGCAATACGCTGAGCATTACGCTGGATAACAAACCTGCAGTGACTTATACACGTAAAGCGGGCGACAGCCTCCTGTACCTGCACAACGGCGCTCAATGGACTGCGGGCGCAGCGCCGGCAGCTACCGACAAAGGACCTGTGCGGAACGGTACATTCAAGGAAGCATTCAATCATCGTATGGTGTTTGTTTACAGTACCGGCGGACAGCCAGCGGAGAATGAGTGGTCTTTAAACAAAGCCCGTTACGATGCAGAAACCTGGTATTACAGGGGCAATGGCGCTGTAGATATTATTGCAGATAAAGACTTTAATGCCGCCAGGTATCCTGACCGTGGCGTTATCATCTACGGCAATGCAACTACGAACAAGGCCTGGAAAGAACTGCTGCAAAACGCGCCTGTGCAGGTAACACGTGGTAAGGTAACAGTCGGTAAACAGGAATATTCCGGAGAAGGACTGGCGGCATACTTCATGTGGCCAAGAGCCGATAGTAAAACGGCTGCTGTTGCGGTCATTGCCGGTACCGGACTGTCAGGTATGCGCGCCGCTGATGCTAACCAGTATTTTGCCGGTGGCAGCGGATTCCCCGACTATATGATCTTCAACGTCGACCTATTGAAAGGAAATACTGCTGCAGTGAAAACTGCAGGCTTTTACAATAACGAGTGGAAGCTGGATGAAAAAGAAATGATCAGGAACTAA
- a CDS encoding DUF4397 domain-containing protein, giving the protein MTPLNYASKGLLTILALTGMFTFSSCSKDDDDTTVDPDATVKIVNALPDAGSVNVFNGTSKLNSSAIAYGESTGYMNVKKGDATFDFKAAVSGNTVLSAPVKFEKGKTYSLFAAGETNGNTTVGILTEDDLGAPASGMAGIRFVHAGSDAPAVNFLANDSLLQGSIAYKSATGFKQLAPGTYTIRLNNATNGETVITRSSVVLSAGKLYTVVAQGLTNATPVIEQPFALNIMANN; this is encoded by the coding sequence ATGACACCTCTGAATTATGCCAGCAAGGGTCTGTTAACCATTTTAGCCCTGACAGGAATGTTTACCTTTTCATCATGCAGCAAAGACGATGATGATACAACTGTTGATCCAGACGCAACTGTAAAAATTGTAAATGCATTGCCTGATGCAGGTAGTGTAAATGTATTCAACGGAACAAGCAAACTGAATTCCTCCGCCATCGCCTATGGTGAATCTACCGGTTATATGAATGTAAAAAAGGGAGATGCTACCTTTGATTTTAAGGCGGCGGTATCGGGTAACACGGTATTGTCTGCACCGGTAAAATTTGAAAAAGGAAAAACCTATTCCCTGTTCGCTGCCGGTGAAACAAATGGCAACACAACGGTAGGTATTCTCACAGAAGACGATCTTGGCGCACCGGCATCCGGCATGGCAGGCATCCGCTTTGTACATGCGGGAAGCGATGCACCGGCGGTTAATTTCCTGGCGAACGACAGCCTGCTGCAAGGTAGTATTGCATACAAATCAGCTACCGGATTTAAACAGCTGGCTCCAGGTACTTACACCATCAGGCTGAATAACGCTACTAACGGAGAAACTGTCATCACCCGCTCCAGTGTGGTGCTGAGTGCAGGCAAGCTTTATACCGTGGTGGCGCAGGGATTGACAAACGCAACACCTGTAATAGAGCAGCCGTTTGCATTGAACATCATGGCTAATAACTAG
- a CDS encoding LytR/AlgR family response regulator transcription factor, translated as MSLRVVIIEDEPVTARSLRAMLQDIEPEYEVPAILGGVAESVEWLQRNMHACDLLFMDIRLSDGLSFDIFTQIDLSLPVIFITAYDDYALQAFKANGIDYILKPFDVDDLRAAITKFKRLRQPLNSTNGYETLLKMAAGMKEYPASYKQSFLVHLRDKLIPLPAAQISWFYTANELVYAGTMDNRQFVIEFTLEQLQQQLDPASFFRANRQFIVQRPAIQEVEFYFNGRLLLKVNPPAKEQILISKARVPEFKEWMNI; from the coding sequence ATGTCGTTACGCGTTGTTATCATTGAAGATGAACCGGTTACCGCAAGGAGCCTGCGGGCTATGCTGCAGGATATTGAGCCGGAGTATGAAGTACCAGCCATCCTGGGAGGTGTAGCAGAATCGGTGGAATGGTTGCAAAGGAATATGCATGCCTGTGACCTGTTATTCATGGATATCCGCCTGAGTGACGGGCTGTCTTTTGACATTTTCACACAAATAGATCTTAGCCTGCCGGTGATATTTATTACCGCTTATGATGATTATGCTTTACAGGCATTTAAGGCTAATGGTATTGACTATATCCTGAAACCGTTTGATGTGGATGACCTGAGAGCTGCGATAACAAAATTTAAGCGCCTGAGACAACCGCTGAACAGTACCAATGGATATGAGACATTGCTGAAAATGGCTGCCGGTATGAAAGAATACCCTGCCTCTTATAAGCAGTCTTTCCTGGTACACCTGCGGGATAAACTGATTCCACTGCCTGCTGCGCAGATCTCCTGGTTCTATACTGCCAATGAACTGGTATACGCGGGTACAATGGATAACAGGCAGTTTGTCATAGAGTTTACACTCGAGCAATTGCAACAACAACTGGACCCGGCATCTTTCTTTCGGGCAAACCGTCAGTTCATCGTACAAAGGCCAGCCATACAGGAAGTAGAATTCTATTTTAACGGTCGCCTGTTGTTAAAAGTGAATCCGCCTGCAAAAGAGCAGATCCTTATCAGTAAGGCGAGGGTGCCTGAGTTTAAGGAATGGATGAATATATGA
- a CDS encoding sensor histidine kinase — MGRMFYIYSSLFISIALNIPRLLALKENSVLARYVHFNIYEWLFHTCANFLFSLLAFLIIRDHFRGRFKHWKWWKEGKAALLLVLLFVSFTIFCLGVQRRLFEEGILPGRGIVLKFLLTLILVGIELKIANTLRIARFKELENARLRNAHLRTELALLKGQLQPHFFFNALSSLSGVVREDPAKAQYYISQLSKVFRYSLQKEEDNLVPLREELEAVSSYAALLKMRHEDGFGLQIDIPADMLHVRLPHMSLQPLMENALKHNVVSAASPLLVTITAAQGTDGTYHIIVRNNLQRLPFYQPGTGIGLSNLNERYKILLQQEIEISKTADAFIVKLPLK; from the coding sequence ATGGGAAGAATGTTTTACATATATAGCTCTCTTTTTATTTCCATAGCGCTGAATATTCCCAGATTGCTCGCATTAAAGGAAAACAGTGTGCTTGCACGCTACGTGCATTTTAATATCTATGAATGGCTGTTTCATACATGCGCAAATTTTCTTTTCAGCTTACTCGCATTCCTTATTATCCGCGATCATTTCCGCGGCCGCTTTAAGCACTGGAAGTGGTGGAAAGAAGGGAAGGCTGCATTGCTGCTTGTCCTGTTGTTTGTTTCTTTTACCATTTTCTGCCTGGGGGTACAACGGCGGCTATTTGAGGAAGGGATACTGCCCGGCCGGGGCATCGTCCTGAAATTCCTGCTTACTTTAATACTCGTAGGCATTGAACTGAAAATAGCTAATACATTGCGGATAGCGAGGTTTAAAGAGCTGGAGAATGCACGCCTGCGCAACGCGCATCTTAGAACAGAACTGGCATTGCTGAAGGGACAGTTGCAGCCGCATTTCTTTTTTAATGCCTTGAGCAGCCTGTCCGGAGTGGTAAGAGAAGATCCTGCGAAGGCACAATACTATATCAGCCAGTTATCCAAAGTGTTCCGCTACTCGCTGCAAAAGGAAGAAGACAACCTGGTTCCACTGAGGGAGGAGCTGGAGGCTGTCAGTTCTTATGCCGCCTTGCTCAAAATGCGCCATGAGGATGGCTTCGGCCTGCAGATAGATATACCGGCAGACATGCTTCATGTAAGACTGCCGCATATGTCTCTGCAACCGCTCATGGAAAATGCACTGAAACATAATGTGGTATCGGCTGCCAGTCCGCTGCTGGTAACGATCACCGCCGCGCAGGGTACAGATGGGACTTACCATATCATTGTCAGGAACAATCTGCAGCGCCTGCCTTTTTACCAGCCGGGAACAGGCATAGGCCTTTCCAACCTGAATGAGCGGTATAAGATACTGCTGCAGCAGGAAATTGAGATCAGCAAAACTGCTGATGCATTCATCGTAAAACTGCCGTTAAAATAA
- a CDS encoding DUF1080 domain-containing protein, with product MYKKTFATAAAVVLSATLFAQSKPEDTEVWEPVPTVVTPGKAATEAPSDAIVLFDGKGLDQWVSVDNPDQPAKWKVGGGIFTVDKSTGNIQTKRSFTNYQLHIEWRVPKDITGTGQGRGNSGLFLASTGKGDDGYELQILDNYNNKTYVNGQAGSIYKQSAPLVNANRKPGEWQTYDIVWTAPRFNSDGSLQSPARVTVFFNGVLVQNNTELQGPTRYIGKASYAKAHGACPIKLQAHGDKSEPLSFRNIWIREL from the coding sequence ATGTACAAGAAAACGTTTGCAACGGCTGCTGCTGTTGTGCTCTCAGCCACGTTATTTGCGCAGTCGAAGCCTGAAGACACGGAAGTATGGGAACCGGTACCGACAGTTGTTACACCCGGAAAGGCGGCTACAGAAGCGCCTTCTGATGCTATTGTCCTGTTTGACGGGAAAGGCCTGGACCAATGGGTATCTGTCGACAATCCTGACCAACCTGCAAAATGGAAAGTAGGGGGTGGGATCTTTACGGTCGACAAAAGTACCGGTAACATCCAGACGAAAAGATCGTTCACCAACTACCAGTTGCACATTGAATGGCGTGTACCAAAAGATATTACCGGTACAGGACAGGGCAGGGGTAACAGTGGTTTGTTCCTGGCTTCTACAGGAAAAGGTGATGATGGTTATGAACTTCAGATCCTCGACAACTACAACAACAAGACATATGTAAATGGCCAGGCAGGCAGCATCTACAAACAGTCTGCTCCGCTGGTGAATGCAAACCGCAAGCCCGGAGAATGGCAGACATATGATATTGTATGGACGGCGCCCCGCTTCAACAGCGATGGTTCCCTGCAGTCTCCCGCCCGTGTTACTGTTTTCTTCAACGGTGTGCTGGTGCAGAACAATACTGAATTGCAGGGTCCTACCAGATATATCGGGAAGGCATCTTATGCCAAAGCACATGGCGCATGCCCTATCAAGCTGCAGGCACATGGCGATAAGAGTGAACCACTGAGCTTCAGGAACATCTGGATCAGGGAATTATAG
- a CDS encoding AAA family ATPase, giving the protein MEPITFESPLVDKLNDVLQQLKQTFVGKDDIIDLMGICLAGRENLFLFGPPGTAKSAMVRELARQLDVNTFEYLLTRFTEPNELFGPFDIRKLRDGDLVTNTDGMLPEASLVFLDELLNANSAILNSLLMALNEKIFRRGKETKHLPALIFIGASNHLPEDEALQALFDRFLLRVRCENVDPALLENVLQAGWGLEQKQASGYKGIPEEDLRTLQQLNTTIDLNGIRPEYIMLVEQLRNAGVQISDRRAVKLQRLIAASALLCKRRAAILSDLWVLRYIWDTEEQIEIIAGIVNASVQKAITHPQEHPRAHNSGTPDPEAIFRDVQQLHEQWDDPDTPAATRALIKDRLRSLNSRCEWISNTTQRNYVLQPIDALWKKIMQSA; this is encoded by the coding sequence ATGGAACCTATTACCTTTGAATCCCCGCTGGTAGACAAACTGAATGATGTACTACAGCAACTGAAACAGACCTTTGTGGGCAAGGATGACATTATTGATCTGATGGGCATCTGCCTGGCAGGCCGTGAAAACCTCTTCCTGTTCGGCCCTCCCGGTACAGCTAAAAGCGCTATGGTGCGTGAACTGGCCCGCCAGCTGGATGTGAATACCTTCGAATACCTGCTGACCCGCTTTACAGAACCCAATGAGCTGTTCGGCCCTTTCGATATCCGCAAGCTGCGTGACGGCGACCTCGTCACCAATACAGACGGTATGCTGCCGGAAGCTTCACTCGTATTCCTGGATGAATTGCTGAACGCCAACAGTGCTATTCTCAACAGCCTGCTAATGGCGCTCAACGAAAAGATCTTCCGCAGGGGTAAGGAAACCAAACACCTGCCGGCACTGATCTTCATCGGCGCCAGCAACCACCTTCCCGAAGACGAGGCACTGCAGGCGCTGTTTGACAGGTTCCTGCTCAGGGTACGCTGTGAAAACGTAGATCCTGCCTTGCTGGAGAATGTGCTGCAGGCGGGCTGGGGACTGGAACAAAAACAGGCCTCCGGCTATAAGGGCATTCCCGAAGAAGACCTGCGCACCCTGCAACAACTCAATACAACAATAGACCTGAACGGCATCAGGCCTGAATATATCATGCTGGTCGAACAACTGCGCAATGCAGGCGTTCAGATCTCCGACAGGCGCGCGGTAAAACTGCAACGCCTTATCGCGGCAAGCGCTTTACTCTGCAAACGCAGGGCCGCCATCCTCTCGGACCTCTGGGTACTGCGCTACATCTGGGATACAGAGGAGCAGATCGAGATCATTGCCGGCATCGTGAATGCATCCGTACAGAAAGCCATTACACATCCGCAGGAACATCCTCGTGCGCACAACAGCGGTACGCCTGACCCGGAAGCTATTTTCCGCGATGTACAGCAGTTGCATGAGCAATGGGACGATCCTGACACCCCGGCTGCTACCCGCGCACTGATCAAAGACCGCCTGCGCAGCCTGAACAGCCGCTGTGAATGGATCAGCAATACCACCCAGCGCAACTACGTGCTGCAACCCATAGACGCCCTCTGGAAGAAAATAATGCAATCTGCATGA
- a CDS encoding TetR family transcriptional regulator C-terminal domain-containing protein, which produces MEKKLIRDAYKTYWLENGKRPVSVYTFCLGLDLPETRFYDSYSSFDALEKDIWLSFFQDTVEKLKDDEIYRNYSAREKLLTFYFLWVQQLKENRSYILQQKDKYLVPGLHLDKLEAFRIAFYDYIRELIKEGYQTGEVKERKYISDQYVHGFWLQALFVLRYWTKDDSERFEMTDAAIEKAVNLSFQLISSNTLDSILDFGKFMFARK; this is translated from the coding sequence ATGGAAAAAAAACTCATACGCGACGCTTATAAAACATACTGGCTGGAAAATGGTAAAAGACCTGTTTCGGTGTACACTTTCTGCCTGGGACTGGATCTGCCGGAAACAAGGTTTTACGACAGCTATTCTTCTTTTGATGCACTGGAAAAGGACATATGGCTTTCCTTCTTCCAGGACACGGTTGAAAAGCTGAAGGATGATGAGATATACCGGAATTATTCAGCCCGCGAAAAACTCCTCACCTTCTATTTTCTCTGGGTACAGCAGTTGAAGGAGAACAGGAGTTATATCCTCCAGCAGAAGGATAAATACCTGGTACCAGGTTTACACCTGGACAAACTGGAAGCTTTCCGCATTGCTTTTTACGATTATATCCGCGAGCTGATCAAAGAAGGTTACCAGACAGGTGAAGTAAAAGAACGTAAATACATCTCTGACCAGTACGTACACGGCTTCTGGCTGCAGGCGCTGTTTGTACTGCGCTACTGGACCAAAGACGACAGTGAACGCTTCGAAATGACAGACGCTGCCATAGAAAAAGCGGTAAACCTCAGCTTCCAGCTGATCAGTTCCAATACGCTTGACAGCATCCTGGACTTCGGAAAATTCATGTTTGCAAGGAAATAA
- a CDS encoding ABC1 kinase family protein, whose translation MKEQTNIPTGKVERASKFVTTGLKVGTNYLKHYTKKLIDPSISREELHADNAEDIYDTLSNLKGSALKVAQMLSMDKGMLPKAYTERFAMSQYSAPPLSGPLVINTFVKTLGQSPSQLYDRFEMQASNAASIGQVHKASKWGKELAIKIQYPGVANSVKSDLRIVKPFAIRIVGMNEVDMDKYFDEIEGKLLEETDYKLELQRSMEVSAQCAHIPNLVFPVYYPELSSDRIITMDWLKGFHLKEFLERNPSQEARNRIGQALWDFYQFQVHQLKKVHADPHPGNFLMRDDGTVGVFDFGCIKEIPEDFYVNYFLLVNKEVLKDEARRREIYTNLEMIHPSDTEKEVVFFSGLFQKMIDMLTLPFTQEEFDFGNEAYFAEIYAYMDHLYNLKEVRDSKVARGSRHSLYINRTYFGLYSILSDLKAKIITSEARIQTIMHSA comes from the coding sequence ATGAAAGAACAGACGAACATCCCTACCGGTAAAGTTGAACGTGCCAGCAAATTTGTAACAACAGGATTAAAGGTAGGTACCAACTACCTCAAACATTATACAAAAAAACTCATAGATCCTTCCATCAGCAGGGAAGAACTCCATGCCGACAATGCAGAAGACATTTATGATACCCTCAGCAACCTGAAAGGAAGCGCGCTTAAGGTGGCGCAGATGCTCAGTATGGATAAAGGCATGCTGCCCAAGGCCTATACCGAACGTTTTGCCATGTCGCAGTACAGCGCCCCTCCCCTTTCCGGCCCGCTTGTCATCAATACCTTTGTCAAAACACTGGGCCAGTCGCCCAGCCAGCTCTATGACCGCTTCGAGATGCAGGCATCCAATGCCGCCTCCATCGGGCAGGTACATAAGGCCAGCAAATGGGGCAAGGAACTGGCCATAAAGATCCAGTATCCCGGCGTGGCCAACAGCGTAAAATCTGACCTCCGCATCGTTAAACCTTTTGCCATCCGCATAGTAGGTATGAATGAAGTGGATATGGATAAATACTTCGATGAGATAGAAGGTAAGCTGCTGGAAGAAACAGACTATAAACTGGAATTGCAACGCTCCATGGAGGTATCAGCACAATGCGCCCATATTCCTAACCTGGTCTTCCCGGTTTACTACCCGGAACTGTCCAGCGACAGGATCATTACCATGGACTGGCTGAAAGGATTTCACCTGAAAGAATTCCTGGAACGAAATCCTTCACAGGAGGCCCGTAACAGGATCGGGCAGGCGCTATGGGACTTTTACCAGTTCCAGGTGCATCAGCTGAAAAAGGTGCATGCAGACCCGCATCCCGGCAACTTCCTGATGCGCGACGACGGCACCGTTGGTGTATTCGATTTTGGCTGTATCAAGGAAATACCGGAAGACTTCTACGTCAATTATTTCCTGCTGGTGAACAAGGAAGTGCTGAAAGATGAAGCAAGGCGCCGGGAGATCTATACCAACCTGGAAATGATCCATCCCAGCGACACAGAAAAGGAAGTGGTTTTCTTTTCCGGCCTGTTCCAGAAAATGATCGATATGCTGACGCTTCCATTTACGCAGGAAGAATTTGACTTCGGTAATGAGGCCTATTTTGCCGAGATCTATGCCTATATGGATCATCTCTACAACCTGAAAGAAGTAAGGGACTCTAAGGTAGCCAGGGGTTCCAGGCACTCATTGTATATCAATCGTACCTATTTCGGTTTGTACTCTATCCTGAGTGACCTGAAAGCTAAGATCATTACCAGCGAGGCCCGTATACAAACCATCATGCATTCAGCATAA
- a CDS encoding DUF2911 domain-containing protein, which produces MKHVLLFFALLAGTCSFVSAQEKAPKSPRITAEGKNVKIAYGQPSKRNRVIFGELVPYGKVWRLGANEATEITFAKDGSFGGKPVKAGTYTLFTIPEASEWTFILNSELKQWGAYDYDKIKDKNVLEVKAKATKTSAPVEKLTITLPANKLVVEWDQTHVEVPVK; this is translated from the coding sequence ATGAAACACGTTCTATTATTTTTCGCATTACTGGCAGGAACATGCAGTTTTGTATCTGCACAGGAAAAAGCTCCTAAAAGCCCACGTATAACTGCTGAAGGAAAAAATGTCAAGATAGCTTACGGGCAACCATCCAAAAGAAACCGCGTTATTTTCGGTGAGCTGGTACCTTATGGTAAAGTATGGCGTTTAGGCGCTAACGAGGCTACCGAGATCACCTTCGCCAAAGATGGCAGCTTCGGTGGTAAACCTGTAAAAGCTGGTACTTACACCTTATTCACCATTCCCGAAGCCAGCGAATGGACATTCATTCTGAACAGTGAGCTGAAACAATGGGGCGCTTACGATTATGACAAGATCAAGGATAAAAACGTGCTGGAAGTAAAAGCGAAAGCTACTAAAACCAGCGCTCCTGTTGAGAAGCTGACCATTACCTTACCTGCTAACAAACTGGTAGTGGAATGGGATCAGACGCATGTAGAAGTGCCTGTAAAATAA
- a CDS encoding SRPBCC family protein yields MRFIKLFFLSVLCFGILIFLISLLLPSKAIVERSGVIDAPLSTVYAEINNLNTWPEWNPWTAPGVAQKIEFSNPPAGQGAFYTWSGMQQDKPVSGKVLIRESTPQKGVYYNMEFNTMKPVVAAFELKPSVDGKGTAIQWRLETKLGMLPWWKLRGFLSDRLTGPLLEDGLTKLKNICEQKK; encoded by the coding sequence ATGCGTTTCATCAAATTATTTTTTTTAAGTGTTCTTTGTTTTGGGATATTGATATTTCTCATTTCCCTGCTACTGCCCTCAAAGGCGATCGTTGAACGCTCCGGCGTGATAGACGCCCCCCTTTCTACCGTGTATGCTGAGATCAACAACCTGAATACCTGGCCTGAATGGAACCCGTGGACTGCCCCTGGTGTAGCGCAGAAGATTGAATTTTCCAACCCGCCTGCGGGTCAGGGAGCTTTTTATACCTGGTCAGGTATGCAGCAGGACAAACCTGTATCCGGCAAAGTGCTGATCAGGGAAAGTACACCGCAGAAAGGCGTTTATTATAACATGGAGTTCAATACCATGAAGCCGGTAGTGGCAGCGTTTGAACTGAAACCCTCCGTAGACGGAAAGGGAACAGCTATACAATGGCGGCTGGAAACGAAACTGGGCATGCTGCCCTGGTGGAAACTGAGAGGTTTCCTCTCAGACAGGCTGACCGGCCCTTTGCTGGAGGATGGGTTGACAAAACTGAAGAATATCTGCGAGCAGAAGAAATAG
- a CDS encoding SRPBCC family protein, giving the protein MQALLIILGALGVLIPGLFIVSMFLPATVKVVRVRAIPASLSVVFDQVNILRNWEKWSPWHQADPKMKLSYNDKMSGEGAGYQWISRNRKVGKGSVTITASRPYKQITIEMQFMENKSTKGYFRFEPSGRGTHVTWGIAMEVGRYPAAKLRGLMLDKLIGRDFEKGLENLEKLVK; this is encoded by the coding sequence ATGCAAGCCTTACTTATTATACTTGGAGCACTGGGTGTGCTAATACCAGGTTTGTTCATTGTCAGCATGTTCCTGCCTGCTACAGTGAAAGTAGTGCGCGTCAGGGCTATCCCTGCTTCTCTTTCCGTCGTTTTTGATCAGGTGAACATATTGCGTAACTGGGAAAAATGGTCTCCCTGGCATCAGGCCGATCCGAAGATGAAGCTGTCATACAATGACAAAATGAGCGGGGAAGGCGCTGGCTATCAATGGATCAGCAGGAACAGGAAGGTAGGCAAAGGCTCAGTTACCATCACGGCTTCCCGGCCATATAAACAGATTACGATCGAGATGCAATTCATGGAGAATAAAAGCACAAAAGGTTATTTCCGTTTCGAACCCTCCGGCAGGGGGACTCATGTAACATGGGGCATCGCAATGGAAGTAGGCAGATATCCTGCTGCTAAGCTCAGAGGATTGATGCTTGATAAACTGATCGGAAGAGATTTTGAAAAAGGCTTGGAAAACCTGGAGAAATTAGTAAAATAG